In Streptomyces asoensis, a single genomic region encodes these proteins:
- a CDS encoding sterol desaturase family protein yields the protein MPNLPDVVLWSIPAFVLLTVIEVISVRLHPDEDAAGYETKDAATSVGMGLGSLVFDFFWKIPILAIYTAVYELTPLRVPVLWWTVPLMLLAQDFFYYWSHRGHHVIRVLWACHVVHHSSEKFNLTTALRQPWTSLTVWPFYVPLVALGVHPAALAFCSSANLVYQFWIHTERIDRMPRWFEFVFNTPSHHRVHHASQGGYLDRNFGGILIVWDRLFGSFVPEVDRPVYGLTKNINTFNPIKVATHEYVAIARDVRAASGWRERAGRVFRGPGWQPASAAATPVPNTGAGAGTPAGTTGTGTPAETVGITAAETGGAGDVKAAGATGASVGESTAA from the coding sequence ATGCCGAACCTGCCCGATGTCGTGCTGTGGTCGATACCCGCCTTCGTGCTGCTCACCGTGATCGAGGTGATCAGCGTCCGGCTGCATCCTGACGAGGACGCGGCCGGGTACGAGACGAAGGACGCCGCCACGAGCGTCGGCATGGGGCTCGGCAGTCTCGTGTTCGACTTCTTCTGGAAGATCCCGATCCTCGCGATCTACACGGCGGTCTACGAGCTGACCCCGCTGCGCGTGCCGGTCCTGTGGTGGACGGTCCCGCTGATGCTGCTCGCGCAGGACTTCTTCTACTACTGGTCCCACCGCGGCCACCACGTCATCCGTGTGCTGTGGGCCTGCCACGTCGTCCACCACTCCAGCGAGAAGTTCAACCTCACCACCGCCCTGCGCCAGCCCTGGACCTCGTTGACCGTCTGGCCGTTCTACGTCCCGCTCGTCGCCCTGGGCGTCCACCCGGCCGCGCTCGCGTTCTGCTCCTCGGCGAACCTCGTCTACCAGTTCTGGATCCACACCGAGCGGATCGACAGGATGCCCCGGTGGTTCGAGTTCGTGTTCAACACGCCCTCCCACCACCGCGTCCACCACGCCTCGCAGGGCGGCTACCTGGACCGCAACTTCGGCGGCATCCTCATCGTCTGGGACCGGCTCTTCGGGTCGTTCGTGCCCGAGGTGGACCGGCCCGTCTACGGGTTGACGAAGAACATCAACACGTTCAACCCGATCAAGGTGGCCACCCACGAGTACGTCGCCATCGCCAGGGACGTGCGGGCGGCGAGCGGCTGGCGCGAGCGCGCGGGGCGGGTCTTCCGCGGCCCGGGCTGGCAGCCGGCGTCGGCCGCCGCCACGCCCGTGCCGAACACCGGAGCAGGCGCCGGCACGCCCGCGGGGACCACCGGAACCGGCACGCCCGCGGAGACCGTCGGCATCACGGCCGCCGAGACCGGCGGCGCCGGTGACGTGAAGGCCGCCGGGGCCACCGGCGCCTCCGTCGGGGAGAGCACGGCCGCGTGA
- a CDS encoding lysoplasmalogenase, whose translation MTRSRVLLALFALAAAGDLLALASGFPAGHLVAKPLLMPLLAAWAALRGAPRLLVVALLCGWGGDVLLLSDADPAFLAGMASFAAGHVCYLALFARTGRPRAHAALLAPCYAVALIATVALLWSDLPAGLRVPVAVYSTLLTAMAYGASARLGPVAGVGGALFLLSDTLIATGVAEWPQPPRPDLWIMLTYIAAQFLLARGATIHRNAEGGRERERTTSGVPC comes from the coding sequence GTGACCCGCTCGCGCGTCCTCCTCGCCCTCTTCGCCCTCGCCGCGGCCGGCGACCTGCTCGCCCTCGCGTCCGGCTTCCCCGCGGGGCACCTGGTCGCCAAGCCGCTGCTGATGCCCCTCCTGGCCGCCTGGGCGGCCCTGCGCGGCGCGCCCCGGCTGCTCGTCGTGGCCCTGCTGTGCGGCTGGGGCGGCGACGTCCTGCTGCTGTCCGACGCCGACCCGGCGTTCCTCGCGGGCATGGCGTCCTTCGCCGCCGGACACGTCTGCTACCTGGCGCTGTTCGCCCGCACCGGCCGGCCACGCGCGCATGCCGCGCTGCTCGCCCCCTGCTACGCCGTCGCCCTGATCGCCACCGTCGCCCTGCTGTGGTCCGACCTCCCCGCCGGTCTGCGCGTCCCCGTGGCCGTCTACAGCACCCTGCTCACGGCCATGGCGTACGGCGCGTCGGCCCGGCTCGGCCCGGTCGCGGGCGTGGGCGGTGCGCTGTTCCTGCTCTCCGACACCCTCATCGCGACCGGCGTCGCCGAGTGGCCGCAGCCGCCGCGCCCCGACCTGTGGATCATGCTCACCTACATCGCCGCGCAGTTCCTGCTGGCCCGGGGCGCGACGATCCACCGGAACGCGGAGGGGGGACGGGAGCGGGAGCGGACGACCTCGGGCGTCCCCTGCTGA
- a CDS encoding CopD family protein, whose protein sequence is MALIRPPDAPESLRRPGHGRAVALLALVALAALVPLLGPSVAAHGTTQALSPDSGMVALLRTLLFAALCVQMGELFAAFLVRRSPGAPADRPVSWAPYAAVVGFGAAAAAGELAPHGHGSRSGVLALLEAIAFAVAGLCALTRRPDRQAWPLAAVILAEALRAHPPTEPTALIGSGLTVVHLTCSALWAGGLLNVLRLLRRWNGSGAGTALLGLYARVAAVLFAAVTATGLCSSLRRLPSESVLDGLTATAYGRVLLAKVLLVGAVAVLALWARTRLRRAPDPLAACSPARVEIAALAVVVAVSGLLTALPLPGAG, encoded by the coding sequence ATGGCCCTCATACGACCGCCCGACGCACCCGAATCCCTCCGCCGCCCCGGCCACGGCCGGGCGGTGGCGCTGCTCGCCCTGGTGGCGCTCGCCGCCCTGGTCCCGCTGCTCGGGCCGTCCGTCGCCGCGCACGGCACCACACAGGCCCTGAGCCCCGACTCCGGCATGGTCGCACTGCTGCGGACCCTGCTGTTCGCCGCGCTGTGCGTGCAGATGGGAGAGCTGTTCGCGGCCTTCCTCGTGCGCAGGTCCCCCGGGGCCCCGGCGGACCGGCCGGTCAGCTGGGCGCCTTACGCGGCGGTCGTGGGGTTCGGCGCCGCCGCGGCGGCCGGGGAGCTCGCGCCGCACGGCCACGGCTCGCGAAGCGGCGTCCTGGCGCTGCTGGAGGCGATCGCGTTCGCCGTGGCCGGGCTGTGCGCGCTCACACGCCGGCCCGACCGGCAGGCGTGGCCGCTCGCCGCGGTGATCCTGGCCGAAGCGCTGCGCGCGCATCCGCCGACCGAGCCCACCGCGCTGATCGGGTCCGGGCTGACGGTGGTCCATCTGACGTGCTCCGCGCTGTGGGCCGGCGGACTGCTGAACGTGCTGCGCCTGCTGCGCCGGTGGAACGGCAGCGGGGCAGGAACCGCACTGCTCGGGCTCTACGCGCGCGTGGCGGCCGTCCTGTTCGCCGCGGTCACCGCGACCGGCCTGTGCAGCTCCCTGCGCAGGCTGCCGTCGGAGTCGGTGCTCGACGGGCTCACGGCGACGGCGTACGGGCGCGTGCTGCTCGCCAAGGTGCTCCTCGTGGGCGCGGTCGCGGTGCTCGCCCTGTGGGCCCGGACCCGGCTGCGCCGGGCCCCCGACCCGCTGGCCGCGTGCTCCCCCGCGCGCGTGGAGATCGCCGCGCTGGCCGTGGTGGTCGCGGTGTCGGGACTGCTGACGGCGCTGCCGCTGCCCGGCGCGGGGTGA
- a CDS encoding CoA transferase: MTYITSAWAELGGDPALLARVSTVVRADALPARLPVRELARACVGVCALAGAELGARRAALARVPRVRVDDGAVAVSFTSERRLLVDGRAPVAFAPLSRFWRTADGWVRTHANYPHHRVRLLRALGLPGDAAPTAVARALAGRAALEVEDTVHAAGGLAVALRTPRQWTAHPQADAVAARPLVERGRLDGSRARGFAPFDGGPLLPAAGLRVLDLTRVLAGPVATRTLALLGADVLRVDAPHLPELPDQHADTGFGKRSALLDLSSDRRTFEELLAAADVVVTGYRPGALDRFGLSPEALAERRPGLVVAQVSAWGAYGPWGARRGFDSLVQAATGIAVLEGGTERPGALPAQALDHGTGHLLAAAVLRALTEQSYDGGSRSVRLALARTAAWLTGGTEAAGDAEAAGDAGRPAGSEPGEGVRMDEGDGKGMTKKEEPTADAGGLRDAGPWLAGTDSPLGRLRYALAPVSFDGGPRDWTRPPGAWGADPARWL; this comes from the coding sequence ATGACATACATCACGTCCGCCTGGGCGGAACTGGGTGGCGATCCCGCCCTCCTCGCGCGCGTGTCGACCGTGGTCCGCGCGGACGCGCTGCCCGCACGGCTTCCCGTACGGGAGCTCGCCCGGGCCTGTGTCGGCGTGTGCGCGCTGGCCGGCGCGGAGCTGGGGGCTCGGCGGGCCGCCCTCGCGCGGGTGCCCCGGGTCCGGGTGGACGACGGCGCGGTCGCCGTCTCGTTCACCAGTGAGCGCCGGCTGCTCGTCGACGGGCGCGCACCGGTCGCCTTCGCCCCGCTGTCACGGTTCTGGCGGACGGCCGACGGCTGGGTGCGCACCCACGCCAACTACCCGCACCACCGCGTACGCCTGCTGCGCGCCCTCGGCCTGCCCGGGGACGCCGCTCCCACGGCCGTGGCGCGGGCGCTCGCGGGGCGGGCCGCCCTGGAGGTGGAGGACACGGTCCACGCGGCCGGCGGTCTCGCCGTCGCGCTGCGCACGCCCCGGCAGTGGACGGCCCACCCGCAGGCGGACGCGGTCGCCGCACGTCCCCTGGTCGAGCGCGGCCGGCTCGACGGATCACGCGCGCGCGGGTTCGCGCCGTTCGACGGCGGACCGCTGCTGCCCGCCGCCGGACTGCGGGTGCTGGATCTGACCCGGGTGCTGGCCGGGCCCGTCGCCACCCGCACCCTCGCGCTCCTGGGCGCCGACGTGCTGCGCGTCGACGCACCCCACCTGCCCGAACTGCCCGACCAGCACGCGGACACGGGCTTCGGCAAACGGTCGGCGCTGCTCGACCTGTCGAGCGACCGGCGCACCTTCGAGGAGCTGCTCGCGGCGGCCGACGTCGTGGTCACCGGCTACCGGCCGGGCGCCCTGGACCGGTTCGGGCTCTCCCCCGAGGCCCTGGCCGAACGCCGGCCCGGGCTGGTCGTGGCCCAGGTGTCGGCCTGGGGGGCGTACGGGCCGTGGGGCGCCCGACGCGGCTTCGACAGCCTGGTCCAGGCGGCCACCGGCATCGCGGTGCTGGAGGGCGGCACGGAGCGGCCCGGGGCGCTGCCCGCCCAGGCCCTGGACCACGGCACCGGTCATCTCCTGGCGGCGGCCGTGCTGCGGGCGCTGACGGAGCAGTCGTACGACGGCGGCAGCCGGTCCGTGCGGCTGGCGCTGGCCCGGACCGCGGCCTGGCTCACCGGGGGAACGGAGGCGGCCGGGGACGCGGAAGCGGCCGGGGACGCAGGCCGGCCCGCGGGGAGCGAGCCGGGCGAGGGCGTCCGGATGGACGAAGGGGACGGCAAAGGGATGACCAAGAAGGAGGAGCCCACGGCGGACGCGGGCGGACTGCGCGACGCCGGGCCCTGGCTCGCCGGGACGGACAGCCCGCTCGGACGGCTGCGGTACGCCCTCGCGCCGGTGTCGTTCGACGGCGGCCCCCGCGACTGGACCCGGCCGCCGGGGGCCTGGGGGGCCGATCCGGCGCGCTGGCTCTGA
- a CDS encoding S8 family serine peptidase gives MAHLPSRRRLALAVPVVLSLTASLGFLPTAASAAPVKASATRAADAGTLAYVVNTKANHSTIRKVKQAVAEAGGTVVATYDKIGVLVVHSANPDFGPQIRAVRGVQSAGATRTAPLSAAGTTDEGAAQVLTKAEAAKIEKASDAAGQSEPLEADQWDLRAIGADKAAAINPGSKKVTVAVIDTGVDDTHPDLAPNFSASQSANCVGGVADTTPGAWRPYNPTEDYHGTHVAGEIAAARNGIGVAGVAPDVKVAGIKVSDPKDGLFYPENVVCAFVFAADHGVEVTNNSYYVDPWLYNCMDDPDQKAIVDAVNRAQLYAQKKGTINVASAGNSNHDLDSDALVDASSPDDATPVERTIDPHECFDVPTQLPGVVTVSATGVKGTKSYYSSYGLGVVDVAAPGGDKYQIPDTPSANGRVLSTLPNNAYGFLQGTSMASPHVAGVAALLKSTHPHASPAELQALLKLQADSTACPTEPYDGDGNGVVDATCVGGKRLNGFFGHGVVNALRAVK, from the coding sequence ATGGCTCATCTGCCTTCCAGACGCCGCCTCGCCCTCGCGGTGCCCGTCGTGCTGTCGCTGACCGCCTCCCTCGGCTTCCTGCCGACGGCGGCCTCCGCGGCCCCTGTCAAGGCCTCCGCCACCCGGGCGGCCGACGCCGGAACCCTGGCGTACGTGGTCAACACGAAGGCCAACCACAGCACGATCCGGAAGGTGAAGCAGGCGGTCGCCGAGGCCGGTGGCACCGTCGTCGCGACGTACGACAAGATCGGCGTGCTCGTCGTCCACTCGGCGAACCCGGACTTCGGTCCGCAGATACGCGCCGTACGCGGCGTGCAGTCGGCCGGTGCGACCCGTACCGCGCCGCTGAGCGCCGCGGGCACCACCGACGAGGGGGCCGCCCAGGTCCTGACCAAGGCGGAGGCCGCGAAGATCGAGAAGGCCTCCGACGCGGCGGGCCAGAGCGAGCCGCTCGAGGCCGACCAGTGGGACCTGCGGGCGATCGGCGCCGACAAGGCCGCCGCGATCAACCCCGGCAGCAAGAAGGTGACGGTCGCCGTCATCGACACCGGTGTCGACGACACCCACCCGGACCTCGCGCCGAACTTCTCCGCCTCCCAGTCGGCCAACTGCGTCGGCGGCGTCGCGGACACCACCCCCGGCGCCTGGCGCCCGTACAACCCGACCGAGGACTACCACGGCACCCATGTGGCCGGTGAGATCGCCGCCGCCCGCAACGGCATCGGCGTGGCGGGTGTCGCGCCCGACGTGAAGGTCGCGGGCATCAAGGTGAGCGACCCCAAGGACGGCCTGTTCTACCCGGAGAACGTCGTCTGCGCCTTCGTCTTCGCCGCCGACCACGGCGTCGAGGTCACGAACAACAGCTATTACGTCGACCCGTGGCTGTACAACTGCATGGACGACCCCGACCAGAAGGCGATCGTCGACGCGGTCAACAGGGCCCAGCTGTACGCCCAGAAGAAGGGCACGATCAACGTCGCCTCGGCGGGCAACTCCAACCACGACCTGGACTCCGACGCCCTGGTCGACGCCTCCAGCCCGGACGACGCCACGCCGGTCGAGCGGACCATCGACCCGCACGAGTGCTTCGACGTCCCGACCCAGCTGCCGGGTGTCGTCACCGTGAGCGCGACGGGCGTCAAGGGCACCAAGTCGTACTACTCCAGCTACGGTCTGGGTGTGGTCGACGTGGCGGCCCCGGGCGGCGACAAGTACCAGATCCCGGACACCCCGTCCGCCAACGGCCGCGTCCTGTCGACGCTGCCGAACAACGCGTACGGGTTCCTCCAGGGCACCTCGATGGCGTCCCCGCACGTGGCCGGTGTGGCCGCGCTGCTGAAGTCGACCCACCCGCACGCGAGCCCGGCCGAGCTCCAGGCGCTGCTGAAGCTCCAGGCCGACAGCACGGCGTGCCCGACGGAGCCGTACGACGGTGACGGCAACGGCGTCGTGGACGCTACCTGCGTGGGCGGCAAGCGTCTCAACGGCTTCTTCGGCCACGGCGTCGTGAACGCGCTGCGCGCCGTGAAGTAG